A stretch of the Takifugu flavidus isolate HTHZ2018 chromosome 1, ASM371156v2, whole genome shotgun sequence genome encodes the following:
- the mfsd1l gene encoding major facilitator superfamily domain-containing protein 1 → MTQPAEKGYYRFVVLFFNCLLTFGSYFCFDIPSVLQDQFQGNLTCPNATVINGTTDCVLGLGMTPQQYNLLYAIYAWTNALVVILAGFLIDKLGNRFGVFLFSFLCVLGSSLFALGSHFKGTPYLLPLMLTGRLLFGSGNGSLTIVQNRITAFWFKGKELALAFGLTLAFSRLGSVLNFFLTQRFEEKYEMQWTLWGGAFLCVLGFLSAIVVSTLDKVGIKQLGLDGAIQEESRKVRIQDVKLLSLRYWLLVLTIMFFYNGIFPFIADASKFIQDKYSGYSQKEAAYIAGAVYDSSLVLSASVGILIDYVGLRGIFASACAVFTLPVFGLLAFSYVPPLVSTIWLGVTYSFAAASMWPSIPLVVPQATLGTAMGLATSLQMVGIGISNLVVGQILGTKSSETKIPLWRWQRMMIFMLANTICCIITSVLLNIADYRQGGILNKTRKRSEQAQTDSDREQLREAEEEPHREDDEEFRSHSVNS, encoded by the exons ATGACTCAGCCGGCTGAAAAAG GCTATTATCGCTTTGTGGTGCTGTTCTTTAACTGTTTGCTGACGTTTGGGTCCTACTTCTGCTTTGACATCCCCAGCGTGTTGCAGGATCAGTTCCAGGGG AACCTGACCTGTCCCAACGCAACAGTGATCAATGGGACAACAGACTGCGTGCTGGGCCTGGGCATGACCCCCCAGCAGTACAATCTTCTTTATGCCATCTATGCTTGGAC GAATGCATTGGTAGTGATCCTGGCCGGATTTCTTATTGATAAATTAGGAAACCGCT TTGGAGTATTCTTGTTctcctttctgtgtgttttgggctCATCATTGTTTGCACTGGGGTCCCACTTTAAAGGAACTCCGTATCTGCTGCCTCTGATGCTCACGGGCCGACTGCTATTTGGGTCAGGAAATGGATCTCTGACCA TTGTTCAGAACCGGATCACAGCCTTCTGGTTCAAAGGAAAGGAGCTGGCACTGGCTTTTGGGTTGACCCTGGCTTTCTCTCGACTGGGGTCTGTCCTAAACTTCTTCCTCACCCAGAGGTTCGAAGAGAAATATGAAATGCAGTGGACACTCTGGGGCG GTGCCTTCCTGTGTGTTCTGGGCTTTTTATCAGCGATTGTAGTCAGTACTCTGGACAAGGTCGGGATAAAACAGCTGGGACTTGATGGTGCCATCCAAGAAGAGTCCCGCAAAGTA aggatCCAGGATGTGAAGCTCCTGTCACTAAGATactggctgctggtgctgaccATCATGTTTTTTTACAATGGAATCTTCCCGTTCATCGCAGATGCCAG TAAGTTTATTCAGGACAAGTACAGCGGCTACAGTCAGAAGGAGGCGGCCTACATCGCCGGAGCAGTTTACGACAGCTCGCTGGTCCTCTCAGCCAGTGTTGGCATTCTCATA GATTATGTAGGCCTTCGGGGCATCTTTGCCTCCGCCTGTGCCGTCTTCACGCTGCCTGTGTTTGGTCTCCTGGCCTTTAGCTATGTCCCGCCTCTCGTCTCCACCATATGGCTGGGGGTCACCTACTCCTTTGCTGCT GCGAGTATGTGGCCGTCTATTCCCCTGGTGGTGCCTCAGGCGACTCTGGGAACCGCCATGGGTCTGGCAACTTCCCTACAGATGGTGGGAATCGGCATATCCAACCTGGTTGTGGGACAGATTTTGGGCACCAAGTCCAG TGAAACTAAAATTCCTTTGTGGCGTTGGCAAAGGATGATGATCTTCATGTTGGCCAACAccatctgctgcatcatcacCTCCGTGCTGCTGAACATCGCGGACTACCGACAG GGCGGAATCCTGAACAAGACCAGGAAAAGGTCAGAGCAGGCGCAGACAGACTCGGACAGAGAGCAACtcagggaggcagaggaggagccgcacagagaggatgatgaagagtttAGGTCTCATTCTGTTAACTCttaa